ATCCCAAAGCAATCAAATTTGAATTAAAAATCGCATACGATATCTGAATCAACGCAACGATTGTTAAATAAGCTAAAGTAGTCGCATACAGGGGGCGAATTAGAGGATTCCTTATATAAATTTCTTGAAAGATTTCCTCTGTAATTACAAAAGGAGGAATGAAGAAAAATAAAGTGACAAGTGTAATCGCCAAATTCCCCGATACAACAGTCAAGGTTCCATCCAAAATGGATACACATATTATAACTTCAACAATCGTTACAAAAAGTAATATGATCCACGCAGCAAGTACATTCATGGACCAAGCGTAAGCACCGAACCTGTTTCCTTGATTCACACTACACCCCCTCCAAATCACAGGCCGTAATGGTTGTAAGCGCAGTCTTGGAAAAATCATTGGAATCACTCAGTCGAAGAGCTTGATTATTCAGGGATTTTTCAAAGATGTTTCTTACATATCGACCATTGCCAAATTGAGGGTTCATCTTTGCTGATTCAAAATTTTTCCGCAAGCATTCGCTAGCACCGTCATCCAAAATATATCCCTGGTCACCGTAGAACTTGCCCGCAATTTGCATAAGTTCATCCGTAGAATAATCTGGGAATTCAATAATGTTTGCAAATCGAGAATGCAAGCCAGCATTTTGATTCAGGAAATTTTCCATATCACTGCTGTAACCTGCAAGAATCACCACCAATCTATCGCGATTATCATCCATCATCTTAACAAGGGTATCTATCGCCTCGCGGCCAAAGTCATTAGGGCCACCTTGGGCAAGTGCATATGCCTCGTCAATAAATAGGACTCCGTTGAGTGCAGACTCAATGACCTCTCTTGTCTTTATGGCTGTCTGCCCAACATAGCCAGCCACTAGTCCCGAGCGATCCGTTTCCACCAACTTATTCGTGGTGATTACATTCATATTGTAAAGGACATTCGCAACGGTCCTGGCCATCATCGTTTTACCGGTGCCTGGATTGCCTGCAAAAATCATGTGCATCGTTTGCGTGTCAGAGGTTTTCAATCCAGCTTGTTTGCGAGCCTCCTTAAGCTTTAAGCGAGCTTGTAAGCTCCGGATGTACTGTTTGACGGAATCAAGTCCAATAACTTTAGACAATTCGCTTTCAAGATCAAAATCCTTAGGCCCAAAGCATCCAAAATCTTCAGGAATTAAAAGATCCAAATTCACAGGATTTTTCACGACACGCTTCGACTGTTGTAAAATCGCGGCCTCCACAACATTACGGACAAGTCTTCCGTTTCCGCCATCATTTTTGCCCTTGACCTGCGAAGCCTCAAATATCCTAAGAAGCGGTTTTTCGCAATCCGCATCCATTTTGTACCCCTTGGACTTAACAGTAACTTTTGCAATGTCAAGCATTTCTTTGGAGCTGTAATCTTCAAAATGAACAATATTAGGGAACCGGGATTTCAATCCGGAATTTGTCTTAAGAAAATCCTTCATTTCCAATTCATAGCCAGCCAAAATGACGACAAGATTCTCCCTATTATCTTCCATCCCCTTTACAATAGCGTCTATGGCTTCAAGCCCAAACGGATCTCCGGCATCTCGACAAAGCGAATAGGCTTCGTCAATAAACAGGACTCCACCGAGAGCGCTATTGATGACTTCATTTGTTTTCTGTGCGGTTTGCCCAAGATATTGTCCAACAAGATCAGCTCTTGTCACTTCGCGTAAATGCCCCGAGGAAAGCACTCCTATAGCCTTCAGGTATTTCGCGACAATCCTCGCAACAGTAGTCTTTCCCGTTCCCGGATTTCCAGCAAAAATCATGTGCATGGAGATATCCGCTTTCGGAAGACCATTGGCCGTTCTGATTTGCTGAATTTTGACATTCGTCTCCAAATCACGAATATAATCCTTCACCTTTTTCAGACCAATAATGTTGTCAAGTTCCTTCTTGACATCAGCCAATTCCGAAGCATTTATATCTTTGGAATAATCAGCAAAATTCAATTTTTTGCCAGAGGCTAGAGATACAAAGAATTCATTTTCTACACTGGTAAGATGAATCTTCGTATTCGTCGCAATTGCATTTTGCAAAAGCATTTCAGTGAGGCCTTTGTAAAGGAACTCTTCTACGAACTTCTTTAAGCCCTTGATACCTGCATCTTGTGAAAATATCTTCGCAAGTGCATTGACAACATCATCATCAAAAGACGCTTCAATATGAAGCATCTGAGAACATTTGTCAATCAAAGCCCTGCATTCCGTAAATGCAATATCCTGAAGTTGCTTTTGCGAGAACGGCTCCAGTTCAATAACATCACCGAACAATTTCGTAATCTTGTTTCCAAGAACAGAAAGTATTTTCGCCTTGGGAAGTGTACTAATAAAAACAAAAAATTTGCCATTGGCAGAAAT
The window above is part of the Fibrobacter sp. genome. Proteins encoded here:
- a CDS encoding AAA family ATPase; protein product: MNLKELLKFLFPEYQIFTAAKNLPQGLRATPKVQSTSSVEKTVLKSESKSESVKSEPKGHEPEKGFATIFTRQDSKASAHAVKDNAKSFNFNPVPKELAKIWIGSEKDIQSLVTAFKRPFVSGYEEEKPKNSILLLGHLSRGKAYAIQCISKILCQQKILTSSSAEIIDLGRYASDSSGTLFLSDIYACLKSKADVIIFEQPEKAGAGELDILQQLLENGVCKLNKRYVSNNGMLMDATGVLHSNPISEISANGKFFVFISTLPKAKILSVLGNKITKLFGDVIELEPFSQKQLQDIAFTECRALIDKCSQMLHIEASFDDDVVNALAKIFSQDAGIKGLKKFVEEFLYKGLTEMLLQNAIATNTKIHLTSVENEFFVSLASGKKLNFADYSKDINASELADVKKELDNIIGLKKVKDYIRDLETNVKIQQIRTANGLPKADISMHMIFAGNPGTGKTTVARIVAKYLKAIGVLSSGHLREVTRADLVGQYLGQTAQKTNEVINSALGGVLFIDEAYSLCRDAGDPFGLEAIDAIVKGMEDNRENLVVILAGYELEMKDFLKTNSGLKSRFPNIVHFEDYSSKEMLDIAKVTVKSKGYKMDADCEKPLLRIFEASQVKGKNDGGNGRLVRNVVEAAILQQSKRVVKNPVNLDLLIPEDFGCFGPKDFDLESELSKVIGLDSVKQYIRSLQARLKLKEARKQAGLKTSDTQTMHMIFAGNPGTGKTMMARTVANVLYNMNVITTNKLVETDRSGLVAGYVGQTAIKTREVIESALNGVLFIDEAYALAQGGPNDFGREAIDTLVKMMDDNRDRLVVILAGYSSDMENFLNQNAGLHSRFANIIEFPDYSTDELMQIAGKFYGDQGYILDDGASECLRKNFESAKMNPQFGNGRYVRNIFEKSLNNQALRLSDSNDFSKTALTTITACDLEGV